The following coding sequences lie in one Chelonia mydas isolate rCheMyd1 chromosome 6, rCheMyd1.pri.v2, whole genome shotgun sequence genomic window:
- the LOC119566518 gene encoding glycine N-acyltransferase-like protein 3 isoform X4, giving the protein MAGATQTDRDCYCRIFREHRGCTQTGAPNATTSGSYQGPISTEMLILSCSSKLQLLEATLQRLLPETLQVLSVVMNINRGNPAGHEVLVDTWPEFKAILTRPHREQVASDDADFYTNTYAAFYRDLGANRALLGSAVNWGQAFCILGLQNGVYEASRDIAKAKAVQLEASRYFTYLHPDPSTMPEIRVCLLDAAGCPVSWIITDPFGIMTHGYTLPQHRGRGYIQVLLNVMAKQMHAWGYPSYGHVAVDNYPMQRLQERQGFQCQLNWCHFILHNTALHRTPTLTPSPAAGIAPA; this is encoded by the exons ATGGCGGGGGccacacagacagacagggatTGCTATTGTAGGATCTTTCGTGAGCACAGAGGCTGCACACAGACTG GTGCCCCCAACGCCACAACCTCTGGAAGCTACCAAGGGCCCATCTCAACAGAGATGCTGATCCTGAGCTGCTCCTCcaagctgcagctgctggaggcgACACTACAGAGGCTCCTGCCTGAGACATTGCAG GTTCTCAGTGTCGTGATGAACATAAACCGCGGGAACCCGGCTGGACATGAGGTGCTGGTGGACACATGGCCCGAGTTCAAAGCCATCCTCACCCGGCCGCACAGAGAG CAGGTGGCATCGGACGACGCTGATTTCTACACCAACACATACGCAGCGTTCTACCGGGATCTAGGCGCCAACCGGGCCCTGCTGGGCAGTGCCGTCAACTGGGGCCAGGCCTTCTGCATCCTCG GGCTCCAGAATGGGGTGTACGAGGCCTCCAGGGACATCGCCAAGGCTAAGGCAGTCCAGCTGGAAGCATCCCGCTACTTCACCTACCTCCACCCAGATCCCAGCACCATGCCCGAGATCCG TGTCTGCCTCCTGGACGCTGCTGGATGCCCTGTCAGCTGGATCATTACAGACCCGTTTGGCATCATGACTCACGGCTacaccctcccccagcaccgGGGACGCGGCTACATCCAGGTGCTGCTGAATGTCATGGCCAAGCAGATGCACGCATGGGGCTATCCCAGCTATGGCCACGTGGCCGTGGACAACTACCCCatgcagaggctgcaggagaggcagGGCTTCCAGTGCCAGCTCAATTGGTGCCACTTCATCCTCCACAACACAGCACTGCATAGAACCCCCACGTtaacccccagcccagcagcaggcATAGCCCCCGCATGa
- the LOC119566518 gene encoding glycine N-acyltransferase-like protein 3 isoform X2: MAGATQTDRDCYCRIFREHRGCTQTGAPNATTSGSYQGPISTEMLILSCSSKLQLLEATLQRLLPETLQVLSVVMNINRGNPAGHEVLVDTWPEFKAILTRPHREVASDDADFYTNTYAAFYRDLGANRALLGSAVNWGQAFCILGLQNGVYEASRDIAKAKAVQLEASRYFTYLHPDPSTMPEIRLDPSVRLSSLDVSHADLLNETWAFGGNDNRRRYLANLIRHFPSVCLLDAAGCPVSWIITDPFGIMTHGYTLPQHRGRGYIQVLLNVMAKQMHAWGYPSYGHVAVDNYPMQRLQERQGFQCQLNWCHFILHNTALHRTPTLTPSPAAGIAPA, from the exons ATGGCGGGGGccacacagacagacagggatTGCTATTGTAGGATCTTTCGTGAGCACAGAGGCTGCACACAGACTG GTGCCCCCAACGCCACAACCTCTGGAAGCTACCAAGGGCCCATCTCAACAGAGATGCTGATCCTGAGCTGCTCCTCcaagctgcagctgctggaggcgACACTACAGAGGCTCCTGCCTGAGACATTGCAG GTTCTCAGTGTCGTGATGAACATAAACCGCGGGAACCCGGCTGGACATGAGGTGCTGGTGGACACATGGCCCGAGTTCAAAGCCATCCTCACCCGGCCGCACAGAGAG GTGGCATCGGACGACGCTGATTTCTACACCAACACATACGCAGCGTTCTACCGGGATCTAGGCGCCAACCGGGCCCTGCTGGGCAGTGCCGTCAACTGGGGCCAGGCCTTCTGCATCCTCG GGCTCCAGAATGGGGTGTACGAGGCCTCCAGGGACATCGCCAAGGCTAAGGCAGTCCAGCTGGAAGCATCCCGCTACTTCACCTACCTCCACCCAGATCCCAGCACCATGCCCGAGATCCG ACTGGACCCGTCTGTGAGGCTGTCATCCCTGGATGTTTCCCACGCCGACTTGCTGAATGAGACGTGGGCCTTTGGGGGGAACGACAACAGAAGGAGGTACCTGGCCAACCTGATCCGCCACTTCCCCAGTGTCTGCCTCCTGGACGCTGCTGGATGCCCTGTCAGCTGGATCATTACAGACCCGTTTGGCATCATGACTCACGGCTacaccctcccccagcaccgGGGACGCGGCTACATCCAGGTGCTGCTGAATGTCATGGCCAAGCAGATGCACGCATGGGGCTATCCCAGCTATGGCCACGTGGCCGTGGACAACTACCCCatgcagaggctgcaggagaggcagGGCTTCCAGTGCCAGCTCAATTGGTGCCACTTCATCCTCCACAACACAGCACTGCATAGAACCCCCACGTtaacccccagcccagcagcaggcATAGCCCCCGCATGa
- the CLCF1 gene encoding cardiotrophin-like cytokine factor 1 isoform X3: MRQGDSWGIFAFLCAALWNLPAVPALNSTDEVGASQSIQKTYDLTRYLEHQLRTLAGTYLNYLGPPFNEPDFNPPRMTRAEMVPSATVDFELWRSLNDNARLAANYRAYTHLLCYLRGMDGQVAKAELRKNLGHFCTSLQGLVVSIASVMSSLGYPLPSPLGSTDPTWARGPGATSSHNDFLKKMDDFWLLKELQTWLWRSAKDFNRLKKKVPPAALMLRLEARGF, translated from the exons ATGAGACAAG GAGATTCTTGGGGGATCTTTGCCTTCCTGTGCGCCGCACTCTGGAACCTGCCCGCGGTCCCCGCCCTGAACAGCACAGACGAGGTGGGCGCTAGCCAGTCCATCCAGAAGACATACGACCTCACCAGGTATCTGGAACACCAGCTGCGCACACTCGCCGGCACCTAT CTGAATTACCTTGGCCCCCCCTTCAATGAGCCAGACTTCAACCCTCCCCGGATGACAAGGGCCGAGATGGTGCCCAGTGCCACTGTGGACTTTGAGTTGTGGCGCAGCCTGAATGACAATGCCCGGCTGGCAGCCAATTACCGGGCCTACACGCACCTGCTGTGCTACCTGCGTGGCATGGATGGGCAGGTGGCCAAGGCCGAGCTGCGCAAGAACCTGGGCCACTTCTGCACCAGCCTGCAGGGCCTGGTGGTGAGCATTGCCAGCGTCATGTCCTCGCTGGGCTACCCGCTGCCCAGCCCACTGGGCAGCACCGACCCCACCTGGGCCCGGGGGCCGGGTGCCACTAGTTCCCACAACGACTTCCTCAAGAAGATGGATGACTTCTGGCTGCTCAAGGAGCTGCAGACTTGGCTGTGGCGCTCCGCCAAGGACTTCAACCGCCTTAAGAAGAAGGTGCCGCCCGCCGCCCTCATGCTGCGCCTCGAGGCTAGGGGTTtctga
- the LOC119566518 gene encoding glycine N-acyltransferase-like protein 3 isoform X1, translating into MAGATQTDRDCYCRIFREHRGCTQTGAPNATTSGSYQGPISTEMLILSCSSKLQLLEATLQRLLPETLQVLSVVMNINRGNPAGHEVLVDTWPEFKAILTRPHREQVASDDADFYTNTYAAFYRDLGANRALLGSAVNWGQAFCILGLQNGVYEASRDIAKAKAVQLEASRYFTYLHPDPSTMPEIRLDPSVRLSSLDVSHADLLNETWAFGGNDNRRRYLANLIRHFPSVCLLDAAGCPVSWIITDPFGIMTHGYTLPQHRGRGYIQVLLNVMAKQMHAWGYPSYGHVAVDNYPMQRLQERQGFQCQLNWCHFILHNTALHRTPTLTPSPAAGIAPA; encoded by the exons ATGGCGGGGGccacacagacagacagggatTGCTATTGTAGGATCTTTCGTGAGCACAGAGGCTGCACACAGACTG GTGCCCCCAACGCCACAACCTCTGGAAGCTACCAAGGGCCCATCTCAACAGAGATGCTGATCCTGAGCTGCTCCTCcaagctgcagctgctggaggcgACACTACAGAGGCTCCTGCCTGAGACATTGCAG GTTCTCAGTGTCGTGATGAACATAAACCGCGGGAACCCGGCTGGACATGAGGTGCTGGTGGACACATGGCCCGAGTTCAAAGCCATCCTCACCCGGCCGCACAGAGAG CAGGTGGCATCGGACGACGCTGATTTCTACACCAACACATACGCAGCGTTCTACCGGGATCTAGGCGCCAACCGGGCCCTGCTGGGCAGTGCCGTCAACTGGGGCCAGGCCTTCTGCATCCTCG GGCTCCAGAATGGGGTGTACGAGGCCTCCAGGGACATCGCCAAGGCTAAGGCAGTCCAGCTGGAAGCATCCCGCTACTTCACCTACCTCCACCCAGATCCCAGCACCATGCCCGAGATCCG ACTGGACCCGTCTGTGAGGCTGTCATCCCTGGATGTTTCCCACGCCGACTTGCTGAATGAGACGTGGGCCTTTGGGGGGAACGACAACAGAAGGAGGTACCTGGCCAACCTGATCCGCCACTTCCCCAGTGTCTGCCTCCTGGACGCTGCTGGATGCCCTGTCAGCTGGATCATTACAGACCCGTTTGGCATCATGACTCACGGCTacaccctcccccagcaccgGGGACGCGGCTACATCCAGGTGCTGCTGAATGTCATGGCCAAGCAGATGCACGCATGGGGCTATCCCAGCTATGGCCACGTGGCCGTGGACAACTACCCCatgcagaggctgcaggagaggcagGGCTTCCAGTGCCAGCTCAATTGGTGCCACTTCATCCTCCACAACACAGCACTGCATAGAACCCCCACGTtaacccccagcccagcagcaggcATAGCCCCCGCATGa
- the LOC119566518 gene encoding glycine N-acyltransferase-like protein 3 isoform X3: MLILSCSSKLQLLEATLQRLLPETLQVLSVVMNINRGNPAGHEVLVDTWPEFKAILTRPHREQVASDDADFYTNTYAAFYRDLGANRALLGSAVNWGQAFCILGLQNGVYEASRDIAKAKAVQLEASRYFTYLHPDPSTMPEIRLDPSVRLSSLDVSHADLLNETWAFGGNDNRRRYLANLIRHFPSVCLLDAAGCPVSWIITDPFGIMTHGYTLPQHRGRGYIQVLLNVMAKQMHAWGYPSYGHVAVDNYPMQRLQERQGFQCQLNWCHFILHNTALHRTPTLTPSPAAGIAPA, from the exons ATGCTGATCCTGAGCTGCTCCTCcaagctgcagctgctggaggcgACACTACAGAGGCTCCTGCCTGAGACATTGCAG GTTCTCAGTGTCGTGATGAACATAAACCGCGGGAACCCGGCTGGACATGAGGTGCTGGTGGACACATGGCCCGAGTTCAAAGCCATCCTCACCCGGCCGCACAGAGAG CAGGTGGCATCGGACGACGCTGATTTCTACACCAACACATACGCAGCGTTCTACCGGGATCTAGGCGCCAACCGGGCCCTGCTGGGCAGTGCCGTCAACTGGGGCCAGGCCTTCTGCATCCTCG GGCTCCAGAATGGGGTGTACGAGGCCTCCAGGGACATCGCCAAGGCTAAGGCAGTCCAGCTGGAAGCATCCCGCTACTTCACCTACCTCCACCCAGATCCCAGCACCATGCCCGAGATCCG ACTGGACCCGTCTGTGAGGCTGTCATCCCTGGATGTTTCCCACGCCGACTTGCTGAATGAGACGTGGGCCTTTGGGGGGAACGACAACAGAAGGAGGTACCTGGCCAACCTGATCCGCCACTTCCCCAGTGTCTGCCTCCTGGACGCTGCTGGATGCCCTGTCAGCTGGATCATTACAGACCCGTTTGGCATCATGACTCACGGCTacaccctcccccagcaccgGGGACGCGGCTACATCCAGGTGCTGCTGAATGTCATGGCCAAGCAGATGCACGCATGGGGCTATCCCAGCTATGGCCACGTGGCCGTGGACAACTACCCCatgcagaggctgcaggagaggcagGGCTTCCAGTGCCAGCTCAATTGGTGCCACTTCATCCTCCACAACACAGCACTGCATAGAACCCCCACGTtaacccccagcccagcagcaggcATAGCCCCCGCATGa
- the CLCF1 gene encoding cardiotrophin-like cytokine factor 1 isoform X2: MLYVAGEISGDSWGIFAFLCAALWNLPAVPALNSTDEVGASQSIQKTYDLTRYLEHQLRTLAGTYLNYLGPPFNEPDFNPPRMTRAEMVPSATVDFELWRSLNDNARLAANYRAYTHLLCYLRGMDGQVAKAELRKNLGHFCTSLQGLVVSIASVMSSLGYPLPSPLGSTDPTWARGPGATSSHNDFLKKMDDFWLLKELQTWLWRSAKDFNRLKKKVPPAALMLRLEARGF, from the exons GAGATTCTTGGGGGATCTTTGCCTTCCTGTGCGCCGCACTCTGGAACCTGCCCGCGGTCCCCGCCCTGAACAGCACAGACGAGGTGGGCGCTAGCCAGTCCATCCAGAAGACATACGACCTCACCAGGTATCTGGAACACCAGCTGCGCACACTCGCCGGCACCTAT CTGAATTACCTTGGCCCCCCCTTCAATGAGCCAGACTTCAACCCTCCCCGGATGACAAGGGCCGAGATGGTGCCCAGTGCCACTGTGGACTTTGAGTTGTGGCGCAGCCTGAATGACAATGCCCGGCTGGCAGCCAATTACCGGGCCTACACGCACCTGCTGTGCTACCTGCGTGGCATGGATGGGCAGGTGGCCAAGGCCGAGCTGCGCAAGAACCTGGGCCACTTCTGCACCAGCCTGCAGGGCCTGGTGGTGAGCATTGCCAGCGTCATGTCCTCGCTGGGCTACCCGCTGCCCAGCCCACTGGGCAGCACCGACCCCACCTGGGCCCGGGGGCCGGGTGCCACTAGTTCCCACAACGACTTCCTCAAGAAGATGGATGACTTCTGGCTGCTCAAGGAGCTGCAGACTTGGCTGTGGCGCTCCGCCAAGGACTTCAACCGCCTTAAGAAGAAGGTGCCGCCCGCCGCCCTCATGCTGCGCCTCGAGGCTAGGGGTTtctga
- the CLCF1 gene encoding cardiotrophin-like cytokine factor 1 isoform X1: MSQHPLLGRMELGRGSTTLSLVSQCPLLARAGDSWGIFAFLCAALWNLPAVPALNSTDEVGASQSIQKTYDLTRYLEHQLRTLAGTYLNYLGPPFNEPDFNPPRMTRAEMVPSATVDFELWRSLNDNARLAANYRAYTHLLCYLRGMDGQVAKAELRKNLGHFCTSLQGLVVSIASVMSSLGYPLPSPLGSTDPTWARGPGATSSHNDFLKKMDDFWLLKELQTWLWRSAKDFNRLKKKVPPAALMLRLEARGF, encoded by the exons atgtcacagcaccccctgctgggaagGATGGAGCTGGGCAGAGGAAGCACCACCCTCTCTCTGGtgtcacagtgccccctgctggcgagGGCAG GAGATTCTTGGGGGATCTTTGCCTTCCTGTGCGCCGCACTCTGGAACCTGCCCGCGGTCCCCGCCCTGAACAGCACAGACGAGGTGGGCGCTAGCCAGTCCATCCAGAAGACATACGACCTCACCAGGTATCTGGAACACCAGCTGCGCACACTCGCCGGCACCTAT CTGAATTACCTTGGCCCCCCCTTCAATGAGCCAGACTTCAACCCTCCCCGGATGACAAGGGCCGAGATGGTGCCCAGTGCCACTGTGGACTTTGAGTTGTGGCGCAGCCTGAATGACAATGCCCGGCTGGCAGCCAATTACCGGGCCTACACGCACCTGCTGTGCTACCTGCGTGGCATGGATGGGCAGGTGGCCAAGGCCGAGCTGCGCAAGAACCTGGGCCACTTCTGCACCAGCCTGCAGGGCCTGGTGGTGAGCATTGCCAGCGTCATGTCCTCGCTGGGCTACCCGCTGCCCAGCCCACTGGGCAGCACCGACCCCACCTGGGCCCGGGGGCCGGGTGCCACTAGTTCCCACAACGACTTCCTCAAGAAGATGGATGACTTCTGGCTGCTCAAGGAGCTGCAGACTTGGCTGTGGCGCTCCGCCAAGGACTTCAACCGCCTTAAGAAGAAGGTGCCGCCCGCCGCCCTCATGCTGCGCCTCGAGGCTAGGGGTTtctga